The DNA region CAGCCCAAACGTGTACCCTCCCTTTCCTGCTCCTGCCAACATTATTCCCAAAATGTATCCTCCGCCACCACAAAGCCGTCCGCTGGATCACGGCACGGGGTCGTATCCCGAACCACCGAAAGGGTGGCACCTGCACACGCGCCTGAGGCCCAGCGCTATCCCCCTGGCCGCCCCGTACTTCCTGACAGCCTCGCTCATATATTCTGAGCACGACGGGTAATACCTGCAACGCCTGCCAAGGTATGGAGAGATGGCCTTCTGATACAGATCGATAAGGGCCAGCGCACCCCTTGCCGCCATACCCGGCGGCGCCCCCGCAGATTCTCCCGGCATTTCCTCGGCCCTCGTCACTCCATAAGTCCCGCCTTCACGAGCAGCCCGGTTACCTCCGCCTGGACCGCCTCGAAGGGCGCTTCCGCCGCGCCCGACCTCGCCGTGAGCACCATCCGGATCCCCTCGGGAATCTCCGGCAAGTGCTTCCTGACGGCCTCGCGGATCAACCGCCTGACGCGATTCCTTTTCACGGCCCCGCCTATCCTGCGAGAAACCACGATCCCCGCCTTCTTACCGGAGCCCTCTCGAAAGACGTACAGCATCACCAGCCTGCCCGGGTAAAGCCTCCCCCCCCGGTACACCGCCTTGAACTCAGCCGATGACCGCAGTCTGTTCTCCCGCCCAAGCAACCGGCACACCCACGCCTTCCGAGTAGACTTGGCCCCTGAGATATCGAGTGACGAATTGCCGGCCGAAAATAAAGGCGGTCCGCAACATGCCGACCGCATTATCGCACTCGATACTTAGGCCCGGCCCAGGGAACCTATGCCGACAACCGCTTCCGGCCCTGGAGCCGCCTCCGCTTGATAACCTTCTGTCCGCCCGCGGTCCGCATCCTTGCCAGAAAACCGTGGGTACGTTTCCTCCTCCTGACTTTCGGCTGGTACGTCCTCTTCAACGAACCCTACCTCCCGCTACCACGGACCACTTTCATACGTAGATCCTCGCGAAGTTACAGGGTGAATTATATACGATGCTTCCAGCGGGTGTCAAGGAACAACCCCATACAGCGCGCCCCGCCGTCAGTCTTCCCGCCCCTCTGGGGAGCCCGCCGATTCTTGCCAACCCCCTCACTTTTTGCTATCATATGCCATAGACAAGATCGCCGGACCTTCCGGCGATTCTTGAACTTTATCCACAGACTGTGGGTAATTTTGTGGGCAACTTGTTGATATTTAACGCCGCGGAATCCCGCGCGAACGAAAAGCCCGCCACATGCCTGAAAGGTGGGACGCCGATGCGGACTGAGTTGGGGCAAATGTGGGAGAAGGCCCTCGAAACCGTGGAAAGAGACCTCTTTAAACCGACCTTCCAGCAGTGGCTGAAGAACACGAAACCCCTCGCGTTCTA from Bacillota bacterium includes:
- the rpmH gene encoding 50S ribosomal protein L34 — protein: MKRTYQPKVRRRKRTHGFLARMRTAGGQKVIKRRRLQGRKRLSA
- the rnpA gene encoding ribonuclease P protein component, yielding MCRLLGRENRLRSSAEFKAVYRGGRLYPGRLVMLYVFREGSGKKAGIVVSRRIGGAVKRNRVRRLIREAVRKHLPEIPEGIRMVLTARSGAAEAPFEAVQAEVTGLLVKAGLME
- the yidD gene encoding membrane protein insertion efficiency factor YidD — protein: MAARGALALIDLYQKAISPYLGRRCRYYPSCSEYMSEAVRKYGAARGIALGLRRVCRCHPFGGSGYDPVP